The proteins below come from a single Caldanaerobius fijiensis DSM 17918 genomic window:
- the argF gene encoding ornithine carbamoyltransferase: MNLLNRSLLTLKEFSSDEIAYLLDLSEMVKAEKRKKIVKQRFLGMTLAMIFEKRSTRTRCAFETAFGEEGGHPVFLSTDDIQLGAKESIEDTARVLGRMFDAIEFRGYKQETVEILAKYAGVPVYNGLTDMYHPTQVLADLMTLKEEFGYLKGLKLVYMGDGRNNMANSLAIGCAKMGIDYVIISPEELFPDEQYINEIKEIAKKSGSSITVTSKIEDNIVGADAIYTDVWASMGEEAKALERIRLLTPYQVNQDIMDMTKNKKCIFMHCLPAVKGQEVSFDVIEGPSSRVWDEAENRKHTIKALMLATLGKA, encoded by the coding sequence GTGAATCTTTTAAATCGTTCATTACTAACCCTTAAAGAATTCTCCAGCGACGAAATTGCATATCTTCTAGACCTGTCTGAGATGGTAAAAGCGGAAAAGCGAAAAAAAATCGTAAAGCAAAGATTTTTGGGCATGACCCTTGCCATGATATTTGAAAAGCGCTCTACCAGAACGCGATGTGCTTTTGAAACGGCATTTGGGGAAGAAGGAGGCCACCCTGTATTTTTATCCACAGACGATATACAGCTGGGTGCAAAAGAATCTATCGAAGACACGGCCAGGGTGCTGGGAAGAATGTTTGACGCCATTGAATTTAGAGGTTATAAACAAGAAACCGTTGAGATCCTGGCAAAATACGCAGGGGTACCTGTATACAACGGTTTAACAGATATGTATCATCCAACACAGGTACTGGCAGATCTCATGACCCTGAAAGAGGAGTTTGGTTATCTAAAAGGTCTGAAGCTAGTATATATGGGTGATGGCAGAAATAATATGGCCAATTCCCTCGCCATCGGATGTGCAAAAATGGGTATTGATTACGTGATTATAAGCCCTGAAGAACTATTTCCAGATGAACAATATATAAACGAAATCAAAGAGATAGCTAAAAAAAGCGGTTCGAGCATCACTGTAACATCTAAAATAGAAGACAATATCGTTGGCGCAGACGCCATTTATACTGACGTCTGGGCGTCAATGGGCGAAGAAGCAAAAGCCCTAGAGCGCATAAGGTTGCTTACACCATATCAAGTCAACCAAGACATAATGGATATGACCAAAAATAAAAAATGCATATTCATGCATTGCCTTCCCGCTGTAAAAGGCCAGGAAGTAAGCTTTGATGTAATAGAAGGACCTTCTTCAAGGGTCTGGGATGAAGCAGAAAATCGTAAGCATACGATAAAAGCCCTTATGCTGGCTACATTAGGAAAAGCCTGA
- a CDS encoding PSP1 domain-containing protein: MAKVVGVRFKKAGKTYYFDPNELNIKKGDCVIVETIRGIEFGEVIMDETDIPDEDIVMPLKKVIRIATDEDKMHYAENKEKEKDAFNICLKKIKEHGMQMKLVDVEYTFDNNKIIFYFTAEGRVDFRELVKDLASIFKTRIELRQIGVRDEAKIIGGMGPCGRPLCCKVFLGEFEPVSIKMAKDQGLTINPSKISGLCGRLMCCLNFEQPCYEQILETLPRVNDVVMTPEDETGTVCEINAISRKVKVRLIKEDGMEIYKYFDADELAIINREEEICHEDISDLESLDF; encoded by the coding sequence ATGGCTAAAGTTGTAGGCGTAAGGTTTAAAAAAGCAGGTAAAACCTATTATTTCGACCCCAATGAGTTAAATATAAAAAAAGGGGATTGCGTCATAGTCGAGACTATAAGGGGTATTGAGTTTGGAGAAGTAATTATGGATGAGACAGATATACCCGATGAGGACATTGTAATGCCTCTGAAAAAGGTCATAAGAATTGCTACAGATGAGGATAAAATGCATTATGCCGAAAATAAAGAGAAAGAAAAAGATGCATTTAATATATGTCTAAAAAAGATTAAAGAACATGGTATGCAAATGAAACTTGTGGACGTGGAATACACTTTTGATAACAATAAGATAATTTTTTATTTTACAGCAGAAGGCAGGGTGGACTTTAGAGAGCTGGTGAAAGATCTGGCATCGATATTTAAGACACGAATAGAGCTAAGGCAAATAGGTGTCAGGGATGAAGCTAAGATAATAGGAGGCATGGGACCCTGTGGCAGACCTTTGTGCTGCAAGGTGTTTTTGGGTGAGTTTGAACCTGTTTCTATAAAAATGGCGAAAGATCAAGGGCTTACTATCAATCCATCTAAGATTTCCGGATTATGTGGAAGGCTTATGTGCTGCCTCAATTTTGAGCAGCCTTGTTATGAACAAATACTGGAGACTCTACCTCGCGTTAACGATGTGGTGATGACGCCCGAGGATGAGACAGGTACGGTATGCGAAATAAACGCTATAAGCCGCAAGGTAAAGGTAAGACTTATAAAAGAAGATGGTATGGAGATATATAAGTATTTTGACGCTGATGAACTGGCTATAATTAATAGAGAAGAAGAAATTTGCCATGAAGATATTAGCGATTTGGAGTCCCTGGATTTTTAG
- a CDS encoding DNA polymerase III subunit: protein MGFEKILGHNVVIKALTRAIESNKVSNSYIFEGPEGVGKFMVALATANAIAYAADIKVFQTDDKTIKVEEIRKLRMDINIMPYQSERKVYIIRDAEKMTADAQNAFLKVLEEPPYYGVIILTCNSINSLLPTIRSRCIVYHFGSLNKKDVKDILIGHGISPSKAAYAAALSGGSASRALMIATSEEFDSIKEIVNKIISHIADKELLKSVEDVEQLQDKQDFIDDILTLLQLWYMDLIYAKLEMYDIISHVDELDRIKSLSRELQMSSLVKSIKLIEATRERVNRYINFLSAIEDMVIGLQELR from the coding sequence ATGGGGTTTGAAAAAATATTAGGACATAATGTTGTAATAAAAGCCTTGACAAGGGCCATTGAATCCAACAAGGTTAGCAATTCATATATATTTGAAGGTCCAGAAGGTGTGGGTAAGTTTATGGTGGCATTGGCGACGGCCAATGCTATTGCTTATGCCGCTGATATCAAGGTGTTTCAAACCGATGATAAGACTATAAAGGTCGAAGAGATAAGGAAGCTTCGAATGGATATCAACATAATGCCTTATCAATCTGAGCGCAAGGTATATATTATAAGAGATGCGGAGAAAATGACTGCAGATGCTCAAAATGCTTTTTTAAAGGTCCTTGAGGAGCCTCCTTATTATGGTGTAATAATACTTACGTGCAATAGTATAAATTCTCTTTTGCCTACCATTCGCTCCAGGTGTATTGTATATCATTTTGGCTCCTTGAATAAAAAGGACGTAAAAGACATATTAATAGGTCATGGCATAAGTCCTTCAAAAGCTGCCTATGCTGCCGCTTTATCAGGAGGCTCGGCTTCAAGGGCTCTGATGATAGCCACATCAGAAGAATTTGACAGTATCAAAGAAATTGTGAATAAAATAATTTCACATATTGCGGATAAAGAGCTTTTAAAAAGCGTAGAAGATGTGGAACAATTACAGGATAAGCAGGATTTCATCGATGATATATTGACGTTGTTGCAATTATGGTATATGGATTTGATATATGCAAAGTTGGAGATGTATGATATAATAAGCCATGTAGATGAATTAGATAGAATAAAAAGCCTTTCACGGGAACTGCAGATGAGTTCTTTAGTTAAGTCTATAAAATTGATAGAAGCGACAAGAGAGCGAGTAAATAGATATATAAATTTTCTATCTGCCATTGAGGATATGGTGATCGGTTTACAGGAGTTGAGATAG
- a CDS encoding YaaR family protein: MKVNPLTVNTVGTSGGSEVTKVNTSGGFEIEFYNAGQKIHAEKLRELLQRIDDVSKTLKENPDINTLVRYKRLVREFLAEVLNGFELSQRYSTDYSGRRKVYSIVKKVEEKLELMAQQFFRDQKDNLELIKLVDDIRGLLVDLYT; this comes from the coding sequence ATGAAGGTAAATCCGCTGACGGTCAATACAGTTGGTACATCCGGGGGATCGGAAGTAACAAAAGTTAATACATCAGGTGGTTTTGAAATAGAATTTTATAACGCCGGGCAAAAAATTCACGCTGAAAAGCTAAGAGAGCTGTTGCAGCGGATTGATGACGTGTCTAAAACATTAAAAGAAAATCCAGATATCAATACACTGGTTCGATATAAGCGGCTGGTAAGAGAATTTTTGGCGGAGGTATTAAATGGTTTTGAGCTATCACAGAGGTACTCGACGGATTATAGCGGACGTAGAAAGGTTTATAGCATAGTAAAAAAGGTGGAAGAAAAGTTAGAATTAATGGCGCAGCAATTTTTCCGCGATCAGAAGGATAATCTGGAATTGATTAAACTGGTAGATGATATAAGGGGATTGCTGGTGGATCTGTATACTTAA
- a CDS encoding cyclic-di-AMP receptor, with amino-acid sequence MKLIIAIVQDEDSHKLMNKLTEEGFSFTKLATTGSFLRSGNTTLLIGTEEDKVDTVIDIIEKVCKTRDQYITSVPPTGGTTGMFYSQPVEVTIGGATIFVVDVDKFKKV; translated from the coding sequence ATGAAACTTATCATCGCTATTGTGCAGGACGAAGATTCTCACAAATTGATGAATAAATTGACAGAGGAGGGTTTTAGCTTTACCAAGCTTGCCACTACTGGAAGTTTTTTGAGGTCAGGCAATACTACGCTGCTGATTGGAACTGAAGAGGATAAGGTGGATACTGTTATAGATATAATTGAAAAGGTTTGCAAGACCAGGGATCAATATATCACATCGGTGCCGCCTACAGGAGGCACTACAGGGATGTTTTATTCCCAGCCTGTGGAAGTGACCATTGGAGGGGCTACTATATTTGTAGTAGATGTGGATAAGTTTAAGAAGGTGTGA
- the tmk gene encoding dTMP kinase, which translates to MFITFEGIDGCGKTTQIRLISDFIKNLKYGIILVREPGSTPISEKIRQLLLEKDNVMSPEAEAYLYAASRAELVKKVIRPALKEGNIVICDRFLDSSLVYQGIGRGLGLQAVYELNAMAVGELKPDLTVLLDIDPIVARSRLKGRDRLENEQLDFYNKVREGYLYLARREPERIKVVDGGRGVKEVFEDVLSIIKKSIGRELL; encoded by the coding sequence ATGTTTATCACATTTGAGGGTATAGATGGATGCGGCAAGACTACGCAAATAAGATTAATTTCAGACTTTATAAAAAATTTAAAATATGGTATAATTCTGGTAAGGGAACCCGGTAGCACACCTATTTCTGAAAAGATACGACAACTTTTATTAGAGAAAGACAATGTGATGTCGCCAGAGGCGGAAGCATACTTGTATGCGGCGTCCCGTGCAGAGCTGGTTAAAAAGGTAATAAGACCCGCCCTGAAGGAAGGCAATATTGTCATATGCGATAGGTTTTTAGATTCCAGTCTTGTATACCAGGGGATAGGGAGAGGCCTTGGACTGCAAGCGGTATATGAGCTCAACGCTATGGCAGTGGGTGAATTAAAGCCCGATTTAACCGTACTTCTGGATATAGATCCGATTGTGGCCAGGTCAAGGTTGAAGGGACGGGATAGGCTGGAGAATGAACAATTAGATTTTTACAACAAAGTCAGGGAGGGATACCTTTATTTAGCCCGTAGAGAACCGGAGAGAATCAAGGTCGTTGATGGTGGACGGGGCGTCAAAGAGGTTTTTGAAGATGTTTTATCTATAATAAAAAAGAGTATAGGGAGGGAATTGTTATGA
- a CDS encoding ABC transporter transmembrane domain-containing protein, protein MSSENKKIISFMFSCVKKQWELQLPGMLCSAVSSVLGIVGTSIFALLVDKVLMGGNRKLLWPVQLTFISSVFAGFLLNMMAAYLFSIAGNAERLSLRQRFFAHILRLPNHFFEVNKPGEIFSRLMDDVNRVGYSIFEGVTNFIISVFTLILLYSWMFYVDYRLTFMALMLIPLFLIVDKRIFYRVEKYNRWYQKEMGETNGELQQSLAGILAIKTLNLQDWAHMSFFEKCKALARTGFSLDMSFAGKQGEQLSGGERQRVCIAQALLRDAPILLLDEPTSALDMGTERALMEFLRQYRQQKTIILVTHRPSAMEWCDQVVVLNQGRVVAQGDFVQIKKDYESVLAV, encoded by the coding sequence ATGAGTAGTGAAAACAAGAAAATAATTTCATTCATGTTCTCATGTGTGAAAAAACAGTGGGAGCTACAATTACCTGGTATGTTGTGCTCGGCAGTTTCTTCTGTGCTGGGGATTGTAGGTACGTCTATATTTGCTCTATTGGTGGATAAGGTGCTGATGGGTGGAAACAGGAAATTGCTCTGGCCGGTGCAGCTGACCTTTATCAGTTCGGTATTTGCAGGATTTTTACTTAATATGATGGCTGCTTACCTTTTTTCCATAGCAGGAAACGCAGAGAGGTTAAGCCTTCGACAGCGTTTTTTTGCCCATATTCTTCGCTTGCCTAATCATTTCTTTGAAGTGAACAAGCCTGGAGAAATATTCTCCCGTTTAATGGACGATGTCAACCGGGTGGGATATAGCATTTTTGAAGGTGTTACCAATTTTATAATTTCGGTATTTACTTTGATTTTACTGTATAGCTGGATGTTTTATGTAGATTATAGGCTGACATTCATGGCGCTTATGTTGATACCGCTTTTTTTAATCGTCGATAAAAGAATATTTTACCGGGTAGAAAAATACAACAGATGGTATCAGAAGGAAATGGGCGAAACCAATGGGGAACTACAACAAAGTTTAGCTGGCATATTGGCCATTAAAACGTTGAACTTACAAGATTGGGCCCATATGTCGTTTTTTGAAAAATGTAAAGCGCTTGCACGGACAGGTTTTTCACTGGATATGTCTTTTGCAGGTAAGCAGGGTGAGCAGCTATCAGGAGGAGAGCGGCAACGGGTTTGCATTGCACAGGCGCTGCTCAGGGACGCTCCCATTTTGCTTTTGGACGAGCCGACATCTGCACTGGACATGGGCACTGAAAGGGCGCTTATGGAGTTTTTAAGGCAATATCGGCAACAAAAGACCATCATTTTGGTTACCCATCGCCCATCGGCCATGGAGTGGTGCGATCAGGTCGTGGTACTCAACCAGGGCAGGGTGGTAGCCCAGGGTGATTTTGTTCAGATAAAAAAGGATTACGAATCCGTTTTAGCAGTTTAA
- the thrC gene encoding threonine synthase, which translates to MQYTSTRDTKKSFKSADVIKAGISSDGGLFLPEYIPKIDFDKLTEMINKNYIQRAIDILELFLTDFTVDEIEQVVSSAYNHEKFDDDRIAPLHKLNKNTHILELWHGPTYAFKDMALQILPHLLVKSAQKTGDMSKFAILVATSGDTGKAALEGFADVEGTYIIVFYPEQGVSHMQKLQMITQEGNNVAAIGVIGNFDDAQTGVKAIFNDREFNEKLNASSIKLSSANSINWGRLLPQIVYYISAYVDLVKSENIKMGDKVNVVVPTGNFGNILAAYYAREMGIPIGKLICASNANKVLTDFIRTGIYDRRRELKKTISPSMDILVSSNLERLLFELYDRDDHKIKQMMDLLMKKGVYEIDAYVLEKLQSTFYASYADDTETMKSIKAVYDEYHYVVDTHTAVGLKVLEDYRRETGDNTMTVVASTASPYKFPESVLSALNVPIEPGQDEFSLLDVLSDISGLAIPENLKKLKGTEIRHKMVCKKDEMKKMVEDILIYRN; encoded by the coding sequence ATGCAGTACACGAGCACCCGAGACACAAAAAAGTCCTTTAAGTCAGCAGATGTGATAAAAGCAGGTATCTCGTCAGACGGGGGACTGTTTTTACCTGAATACATCCCGAAAATAGATTTTGATAAATTAACTGAAATGATAAATAAAAACTATATACAAAGAGCTATTGATATACTGGAATTATTTCTCACAGATTTCACGGTCGATGAAATAGAGCAGGTGGTATCATCGGCGTATAATCATGAAAAATTTGACGATGATCGCATTGCACCCCTTCACAAGTTAAATAAAAACACCCATATCCTGGAACTGTGGCACGGGCCCACCTATGCTTTTAAAGACATGGCGCTACAGATACTTCCCCATCTTCTCGTAAAATCAGCGCAAAAGACAGGTGACATGAGCAAATTTGCCATACTGGTGGCCACATCGGGGGATACGGGCAAAGCAGCACTGGAGGGATTTGCCGATGTAGAAGGAACTTATATAATCGTATTTTACCCTGAACAGGGCGTAAGCCACATGCAAAAGCTGCAGATGATCACCCAGGAAGGAAATAATGTCGCTGCAATAGGAGTTATCGGTAACTTTGACGATGCTCAGACGGGGGTTAAAGCGATATTTAACGATAGAGAGTTTAATGAAAAACTAAATGCCAGCAGCATAAAATTATCTTCAGCTAATTCTATTAACTGGGGAAGATTGCTGCCCCAAATCGTGTATTATATCTCCGCCTATGTGGATCTGGTAAAATCAGAGAATATTAAAATGGGCGATAAAGTAAATGTAGTGGTCCCAACGGGCAACTTTGGAAATATATTGGCAGCTTATTACGCCAGGGAGATGGGTATCCCTATCGGCAAACTCATATGCGCATCCAACGCCAACAAAGTGCTTACAGACTTTATAAGAACGGGAATATACGACAGAAGAAGGGAGCTCAAAAAGACCATTTCACCCTCTATGGATATCCTGGTATCCAGCAATCTTGAAAGGCTTTTATTCGAACTCTATGACAGAGACGACCACAAAATCAAGCAGATGATGGACCTTTTGATGAAAAAAGGCGTATACGAGATAGACGCCTATGTGCTTGAAAAGCTGCAGTCGACATTCTACGCCAGTTACGCCGATGACACAGAGACCATGAAAAGCATAAAAGCCGTTTACGATGAATACCATTATGTCGTTGACACCCATACAGCTGTGGGCTTAAAGGTCCTTGAAGACTACAGGAGAGAAACTGGTGATAATACCATGACAGTAGTGGCATCAACCGCCAGTCCATATAAATTCCCTGAAAGCGTGCTCTCAGCACTCAATGTGCCTATTGAGCCCGGTCAGGATGAGTTCTCACTTTTGGATGTCCTATCAGACATCAGTGGATTGGCCATACCTGAAAACCTGAAAAAGCTCAAAGGAACAGAAATCCGCCATAAAATGGTATGCAAAAAAGATGAGATGAAAAAAATGGTGGAGGATATATTAATTTATCGCAATTAA
- a CDS encoding class I SAM-dependent methyltransferase → MKGYRAWIRGKLKFYINTRKVINMGFYEEISKYYDDIFPVEESQINLVKSIFDAGSKVLDVACGSGNYTIELAKVGYNMTGIDLSRDMIDIASKKALEQNLSIDFYVGDMTDLSIINTKSFDAVMCMGNSLVHLSDENAVLKALCEFHRILKDQGKLLLQIINFDRILNYNIENLPTVINTEKNLVFERKYHIDEKGRIDFITQLSVDDQKFQNTVKLLPLKSYTLKQLLAQADFKNIIFYGGFDKQPFDIDKSFVLIAEAVI, encoded by the coding sequence ATGAAAGGGTACAGGGCGTGGATAAGGGGAAAATTAAAGTTTTATATAAATACTAGAAAGGTGATCAATATGGGTTTTTATGAAGAGATTAGCAAATACTATGACGATATTTTCCCGGTGGAAGAAAGCCAGATAAACCTGGTTAAAAGTATTTTTGATGCTGGTTCCAAAGTGCTGGATGTGGCCTGCGGTTCGGGTAATTATACCATTGAGCTGGCAAAAGTAGGATACAATATGACTGGCATTGATTTAAGCCGTGACATGATAGATATTGCTTCAAAAAAAGCCCTTGAGCAAAATCTATCTATCGATTTTTACGTTGGAGACATGACAGATCTTTCAATTATAAATACAAAAAGCTTTGATGCTGTAATGTGTATGGGAAATTCGCTGGTTCATTTAAGCGATGAGAATGCCGTTTTAAAAGCTTTGTGCGAATTTCACAGGATTTTAAAGGATCAAGGTAAACTGCTTCTGCAGATCATCAACTTTGACAGAATCCTTAATTATAACATCGAAAACTTGCCTACTGTCATTAATACAGAAAAAAATCTCGTGTTTGAGCGAAAATATCATATAGATGAAAAGGGACGCATTGATTTTATAACACAATTATCTGTTGACGATCAGAAGTTCCAAAACACAGTTAAATTGTTACCACTTAAAAGTTACACATTAAAACAGTTGTTAGCACAAGCTGATTTCAAAAATATTATATTCTACGGTGGATTTGACAAACAGCCTTTTGATATCGATAAGTCATTTGTGCTTATTGCCGAAGCAGTAATATAA
- a CDS encoding aminotransferase class I/II-fold pyridoxal phosphate-dependent enzyme yields MKKQEELRDFNIQVPLLEALEGYIAEGVVPMHMPGHKQGRGFIKLDVNGGGRPGSSSFEHIIEMDLTEIPGLDNLHYPEGPIKKAEELAAQAFGADRTFFIVNGSTAGVYAMMLGVLDPDDRVIVMRNSHRSVYNAMILGGIRPYYLLPSYCKEYGVAMGVTAQDVIYAMDRCPEARAVVITSPNYYGYCLDIKSIAEEVHKRGKLLLVDEAHGAHLHFSKRLPADALAQGADMVVQSAHKTLCAFTQTAYLHVKSDNVNIERVREALRLVQSTSPSYMLMASLDYARALMEGQGKSMLERAIDMSIKLRRQLRDAGVVCPGDEMIGRYGIAGFDATKLIINMSHWGYSGYDIERILRQEYKVQLEMSDPYNGLAMITLADDQSTVGVLEKALMDMAKKLHKRGRLSVEDVDISLPPMALTPRQAYYSPKAEVPLNEAEGMICGGFIVPYPPGIPVLCPGEIITKEVIKLIGRYERVQGVDKGKIKVLYKY; encoded by the coding sequence ATGAAAAAGCAAGAAGAGCTCCGCGATTTTAATATACAAGTGCCGCTTTTAGAAGCGCTGGAGGGCTATATAGCCGAAGGGGTTGTTCCCATGCACATGCCAGGTCATAAGCAGGGGAGAGGTTTCATTAAACTTGATGTTAATGGTGGTGGAAGGCCCGGAAGCAGTAGCTTTGAACATATAATAGAAATGGACCTTACGGAAATTCCGGGCCTTGATAATCTTCATTACCCTGAAGGCCCTATAAAAAAGGCGGAAGAATTGGCGGCTCAAGCCTTTGGAGCTGATCGTACTTTTTTTATAGTAAATGGCTCTACTGCCGGCGTGTACGCCATGATGCTGGGCGTTTTAGATCCCGACGATAGGGTTATTGTTATGAGGAATAGCCACAGGTCGGTTTATAACGCCATGATACTGGGTGGTATAAGACCCTATTATTTGCTTCCGTCCTATTGCAAGGAATATGGAGTAGCCATGGGGGTAACTGCCCAGGATGTGATATATGCTATGGACAGGTGCCCTGAAGCCAGGGCTGTGGTTATTACAAGCCCAAATTATTACGGTTATTGTCTTGATATCAAGTCTATTGCCGAGGAAGTACACAAGAGGGGTAAATTGCTACTGGTGGATGAAGCTCATGGCGCCCATCTTCATTTCAGTAAAAGATTACCGGCTGATGCCCTTGCCCAGGGTGCTGATATGGTCGTACAGAGCGCCCATAAGACGTTGTGTGCTTTTACGCAAACAGCTTATCTCCATGTGAAGTCCGATAATGTAAACATAGAGCGGGTAAGAGAGGCGTTGAGGCTGGTACAGTCCACTAGCCCTTCTTATATGCTCATGGCATCATTGGATTATGCCAGGGCATTGATGGAGGGACAGGGCAAGAGTATGCTGGAAAGGGCTATTGATATGTCCATAAAACTGCGGCGGCAGTTGAGGGATGCGGGTGTAGTATGCCCTGGGGATGAGATGATAGGGCGATATGGAATAGCAGGCTTTGATGCCACAAAGCTTATAATAAACATGTCCCATTGGGGATACAGTGGATATGATATTGAGAGGATTTTAAGGCAGGAATATAAGGTTCAGCTGGAGATGTCCGACCCTTATAACGGACTGGCAATGATAACGCTGGCTGATGACCAATCCACCGTGGGTGTGCTTGAAAAGGCCCTTATGGATATGGCCAAAAAGCTCCATAAAAGAGGGCGTTTATCTGTGGAAGATGTGGATATCTCTTTGCCGCCGATGGCGCTTACTCCACGGCAGGCCTATTATTCGCCAAAGGCAGAAGTGCCATTAAATGAAGCGGAAGGCATGATCTGCGGTGGTTTTATAGTACCGTATCCTCCGGGGATACCTGTGCTCTGCCCCGGAGAGATCATCACAAAAGAGGTCATTAAATTGATAGGGAGGTATGAAAGGGTACAGGGCGTGGATAAGGGGAAAATTAAAGTTTTATATAAATACTAG
- a CDS encoding undecaprenyldiphospho-muramoylpentapeptide beta-N-acetylglucosaminyltransferase encodes MKKIVLTGGGSAGHVMPNLALVPELRRRNWDIAYIGSYNGIERELVEKTNIPYYKVSTGKLRRYFSMKNLTDPLLVIQGLFQATLLLRRLKPDIVFSKGGFVSVPVVIGAWINRIPVILHESDMTPGLANKISLPFATKICATFPETLEHLPEGKGVLTGNPVRSQLFTGSREEGLALCNFTSRKPVLLVMGGSLGSVKINNLVRAILPELLRRFQVVHICGKGNIDPGLEKLSGYKQFEFVSDELPSIMAAADICISRAGANAIFELLALKKPALLIPLSKQASRGDQILNARSFEKQGYSMVLQEEEASEKILLEKINQLYEKRSQYIKAMEKSQLNDATRLILDLIEHTAKKK; translated from the coding sequence GTGAAGAAGATTGTTTTAACTGGGGGAGGCAGTGCCGGCCATGTGATGCCCAATCTGGCTCTGGTGCCTGAACTCAGGCGACGGAATTGGGATATTGCATATATAGGCAGCTATAATGGTATTGAAAGAGAATTGGTGGAGAAGACCAATATACCATATTATAAAGTTTCAACAGGAAAATTGCGTAGATATTTTTCTATGAAAAATTTGACTGACCCCCTGCTGGTGATACAGGGTTTGTTTCAGGCTACATTGCTTTTGAGAAGGTTAAAGCCGGATATTGTCTTCTCTAAGGGGGGATTTGTATCCGTCCCTGTGGTTATAGGTGCCTGGATCAATAGAATTCCTGTTATACTCCATGAATCAGATATGACCCCAGGTCTTGCCAATAAAATTTCACTGCCGTTTGCTACAAAAATTTGCGCTACATTTCCTGAGACCCTGGAACATCTGCCAGAAGGAAAAGGGGTTTTGACAGGGAATCCTGTGCGAAGCCAATTGTTTACCGGGTCCAGGGAAGAAGGGCTCGCCCTTTGCAATTTTACGTCCAGAAAGCCTGTATTGCTTGTCATGGGAGGAAGCCTGGGCTCTGTAAAAATAAATAACCTTGTGAGAGCCATACTTCCAGAGTTGCTCCGCAGATTTCAAGTTGTACATATATGCGGTAAAGGCAATATAGACCCTGGACTTGAAAAACTTAGTGGATATAAGCAATTTGAATTCGTATCCGATGAGTTGCCTTCAATTATGGCAGCGGCAGATATATGTATATCCAGAGCGGGAGCCAATGCTATATTTGAGCTACTTGCGCTTAAAAAGCCTGCCCTTTTAATACCTCTATCAAAGCAAGCCAGCAGGGGTGACCAGATACTCAATGCCCGCTCTTTTGAAAAGCAGGGTTACAGTATGGTGCTCCAGGAAGAGGAGGCCAGTGAAAAAATCCTATTGGAAAAGATAAACCAGCTGTATGAAAAGCGCAGTCAGTACATTAAAGCCATGGAAAAAAGCCAGCTCAATGATGCCACAAGGCTTATACTGGACTTGATTGAGCACACTGCTAAAAAGAAATAA